The following are from one region of the Falco biarmicus isolate bFalBia1 chromosome 1, bFalBia1.pri, whole genome shotgun sequence genome:
- the KIAA0232 gene encoding uncharacterized protein KIAA0232 homolog isoform X3, which translates to MKKQAAVQCLRSASDESSGIETLVEELCSRLKDLQSKQEEKIHKKLEGSLSPETDLSPTAKDQVEMYYEAFPPLSEKPVCLQEIMTVWNKSKVCSYSSSSSSSTAPPTSTDTSSPKDCNSESEVTKDRSNKASATVQERTQQKKSKNEKENKFSNNTVEEKPVLYKKQVRHKSEGKMRPRSWSSGSSEAGSSSSGNQGEYKASMKCIKVRHKTREVRNKKGRNGQSRLSVKSGEKADRKVHSGSSSSSSSGSIKQLCKRGKRPLKEIGRKEAGGSDGKDLYLDSRNEKEYKEEPLWYTEPITEYFVPLSRKSKLETTYRNREDICGVTSEAVEELSESVHGLCISNNNIHKTYLAAGTFIDGHFVEMPAVLNEDIDLAGTSICSQPEDDKYLDDVHLSELTHFYEVDIDQSMLDPGASDTMQGESRILNMIRQKSKEKTDFEAECCIVLDGMELQGESAIWTDSTSSVGAEGWFLQDLSNLAQFWECCSSSSSGDADGESFGGDSPIRFSPILDSTMLNSHMLAGNQELFSDINEGSGINSCFSVFEVQCSNSVLPFSFETLNLGNENADSSSTANILGKTQSRLLIWTKNSAFDENEHCSNLSTRTCSPWSHSEETRSDNETLNIPYEESTQFNAEDINYVVPRVSSSYVDEEIIDFLPEETCQQQARTLGEMPALIFKKKSKLESVCGIQLEQKAESKDYETTQGCSESSPHGDGYSSGVIKDIWTNMTDGNSAAMVEIEGIEDELFSTDVNNYCCCLDTEAKVETLQEPNKAVQRSEYHLWEGQKENLEKRAFVSNDLSKVDGGDYTTPSKPWDVNQDKENSFILGGVYGELKTFNSDGEWAVVPPSHTKGSLLQCAASDVVTIAGTDVFMTPGNSFAPGHRQLWRPFVSFEQNEQSKSGDNGLNKGFSFIFHEDLLGACGNFQVEEPGLEYSFSSFDLNNPFSQVLHVECSFEPEGIASFSPSFKPKSILCSDSDSEVLHPRICGVDRTQYRAIRISPRTHFRPISASELSPGGGSESEFESEKDEGGIAVPSQVDVFEDPQADLKPLEEDAEKEGHYYGKSELESGKFLPRLKKSGMEKSAQTSLDSQEESAGMLPVGNQDPCLECSMKESVDGRVMESSKVNCRIVEPHEETSRFCSCKAGCHFPTYEDNPVPSGELEERMSGSQEKQCWWEKALYSPLFPASQCEECYTNAKGENGVGEFADVKEISNDDEHLLDFNMVSSVYEARCADDINAEAKPNGFRKKIYSSDSSSSEDTASEGGSEWADPCEEELFSRTQL; encoded by the exons AGCTCTGGGATTGAAACGTTAGTGGAGGAGCTTTGCTCCAGACTGAAAGACCTTCAGAGTAAGCAAG agGAGAAGATTCACAAAAAGTTAGAAGGCTCTTTGTCTCCTGAGACTGATTTATCTCCCACAGCAAAGGATCAAGTAGAAAT gtaCTATGAAgcatttcctcctctttctgaAAAGCCAGTTTGCCTGCAGGAAATTATGACTGTATGGAACAAATCCAAAGTATGCTCTTACTCTAGCTCCTCATCTTCATCCACTGCTCCACCAACTAGCACAGATACATCTTCTCCAAAAGACTGCAATAGTGAAAGTGAAGTAACTAAAGACAGAAGTAATAAAGCATCTGCCACTGTACAGGAAAGAAcccagcagaagaaaagtaaaaatgagaaggaaaacaaatttagtAACAACACTGTTGAAGAGAAGCCTGTTTTGTACAAAAAGCAAGTCCGACATAAGTCTGAGGGAAAGATGCGTCCTCGCTCCTGGTCATCTGGATCCAGTGAGGCTGGCTCAAGTTCTAGTGGTAATCAAGGTGAATACAAGGCATCAATGAAATGTATTAAAGTAAGACATAAAACAAGAGAGGTTCGAAATAAAAAAGGGCGTAACGGGCAAAGCAGGCTTTCAGTGAAATCTGGTGAAAAGGCTGATAGAAAAGTCCACAGCGGAAGCAGTAGCAGCAGTAGCAGTGGGTCCATCAAACAGCTGTGCAAAAGAGGTAAAAGGCCATTAAAAGaaattggaagaaaagaagctgGTGGTAGCGATGGAAAAGATTTGTATTTagacagcagaaatgaaaaggaatatAAAGAAGAACCCTTGTGGTATACTGAGCCGATTACAGAGTATTTTGTTCCTCTtagcagaaaaagcaagctgGAGACTACGTACCGCAACAGAGAAGATATATGTGGTGTAACATCAGAGGCTGTAGAAGAGTTGTCTGAATCAGTGCATGGTCTTTGTATTAGCAACAATAATATTCATAAAACATACCTCGCAGCAGGTACTTTCATCGATGGTCACTTTGTAGAAATGCCTGCAGTTCTAAATGAGGATATTGACCTCGCTGGGACCTCAATATGTTCTCAACCAGAGGACGACAAGTATTTAGATGATGTTCATCTGTCAGAACTAACACACTTCTATGAAGTGGATATTGATCAATCCATGTTGGATCCTGGTGCCTCGGATACGATGCAAGGAGAAAGTCGGATTTTAAATATGATTCGAcaaaagagtaaagaaaaaactgaTTTTGAGGCAGAATGTTGCATAGTGTTAGATGGAATGGAGTTGCAAGGGGAAAGTGCAATATGGACAGATTCGACCAGCTCTGTTGGTGCTGAAGGGTGGTTCTTGCAAGACCTTAGTAATTTAGCTCAATTTTGGGAGTGCTGTTCATCTTCTAGTTCTGGTGATGCAGATGGGGAAAGTTTTGGAGGAGATTCTCCGATCAGATTCTCCCCCATCTTAGACAGCACAATGCTTAATTCACACATGCTTGCTGGCAATCAAGAGCTCTTTTCAGATATTAATGAAGGGTCTGGTATAAACTCTTGTTTTTCGGTGTTTGAAGTGCAATGCAGTAACTCtgttttaccattttcttttgaaacactCAACTtgggaaatgaaaatgcagattcTAGTAGCACTGCTAATATTCTTGGGAAAACACAGTCTAGATTGCTAATATGGACCAAAAATAGTGCCTTTGATGAAAATGAACACTGTTCCAATCTTTCAACAAGAACCTGTAGTCCATGGTCACACTCGGAAGAAACCCGTTCAGACAATGAGACTTTAAATATTCCGTATGAAGAATCCACGCAATTTAATGCAGAAGATATTAATTATGTAGTTCCTAGAGTGTCTTCGAGTTATGTAGATGAAGAAATTATAGATTTTTTGCCAGAAGAAACCTGCCAGCAACAAGCTAGAACTTTAGGAGAAATGCctgctttgattttcaaaaaaaaatctaagctaGAATCTGTCTGTGGTATTCAGCtagaacaaaaagcagaaagtaaagACTATGAAACTACACAAGGGTGTAGTGAAAGCAGTCCACATGGAGATGGCTACAGCTCAGGGGTTATTAAAGATATTTGGACAAATATGACAGATGGAAATTCTGCAGCGATGGTAGAAATAGAAGGAATAGAAGATGAATTGTTTTCAACTGATGTAAATAACTATTGCTGCTGTTTGgatacagaagcaaaagttGAAACCCTCCAAGAGCCCAATAAAGCAGTGCAGAGATCAGAGTATCACCTTTGGGAAGGTCAGAAGGAGAATTTAGAGAAGAGAGCCTTTGTGTCAAATGATTTATCAAAAGTAGATGGTGGTGACTATACTACACCGTCAAAACCTTGGGATGTTAACCAGgataaagaaaattcatttatACTTGGCGGTGTGTATGGGGAGCTCAAAACATTTAACAGTGATGGAGAATGGGCAGTGGTGCCACCTAGTCACACAAAAGGGAGCTTATTACAATGTGCAGCTTCTGATGTAGTGACAATAGCTGGTACAGATGTTTTTATGACTCCAGGTAATAGCTTTGCCCCTGGTCATAGGCAATTATGGAGGCCATTTGTATCATTTGAACAGAATGAGCAATCAAAGAGTGGAGATAACGGATTAAATaagggtttttcttttatcttccaTGAAGACTTACTGGGAGCTTGTGGTAACTTTCAAGTGGAAGAACCAGGGCTTGAATACTCATTCTCTTCCTTTGACCTGAACAATCCATTTTCACAAGTTCTTCATGTAGAGTGTTCGTTTGAGCCAGAAGGAATTGCATCTTTCAGCCCTAGTTTTAAACCTAAGTCAATTTTGTGCTCTGATTCAGACAGTGAGGTTTTACACCCCAGGATATGTGGGGTTGATCGAACGCAGTACAGGGCTATACGGATTTCTCCAAGGACTCACTTTCGCCCGATTTCTGCATCTGAACTTTCTCCAGGTGGTGGAAGTGAGTCAGAATTTGAGTCAGAAAAAGATGAGGGAGGTATTGCTGTCCCTTCTCAAGTAGATGTATTTGAGGATCCACAAGCAGATCTCAAACCTCTGGaagaagatgcagaaaaagaaggGCATTATTATGGAAAATCAGAGCTTGAATCTGGAAAATTCCTTCCCAGATTAAAGAAGTCTGGAATGGAGAAGAGTGCACAGACATCATTGGATTCCCAAGAAGAGTCGGCTGGGATGTTGCCAGTAGGAAACCAAGATCCCTGTTTAGAATGCAGTATGAAAGAATCTGTAGATGGTAGGGTGATGGAGAGCTCTAAAGTCAACTGCAGAATAGTGGAGCCGCATGAGGAGACTAGCAGATTTTGCAGTTGTAAAGCAGGGTGCCATTTCCCCACGTACGAGGATAATCCTGTTCCTTCAGGAGAGCTTGAAGAG AGAATGAGTGGCAGCCAGGAAAAGCAATGCTGGTGGGAAAAGGCGCTCTATTCTCCCCTTTTTCCTGCATCACAGTGTGAAG AGTGTTATACAAATGCCAAGGGAGAGAATGGTGTAGGAGAATTTGCAGATGTAAAGGAAATATCCAATGATGATGAACATCTTTTAGATTTTAATATG GTTTCTTCTGTTTATGAAGCAAGATGTGCAGATGATATAAATGCTGAGGCAAAACCAAATGGCTTCAGGAAGAAGATCTACTCCAGTGATAGCTCCAGCTCTGAAGACACAGCCTCAGAAGGTGGAAGTGAATGGGCTGATCCGTGTGAGGAGGAGCTTTTTTCTCGAACTCAACTATAA